In a genomic window of Sphingomonas koreensis:
- the argS gene encoding arginine--tRNA ligase, whose product MTLYTRFAAHLDAALDALVVSGDLPAGLERRAVTVEPPRDASHGDLATNAAMVLAKPAGTNPRALAEKIAAELEKLDEVSAVSVAGPGFINMSLTDATWRDELQAINADGDAYGRSTTGAGITVNVEYVSANPTGPMHMGHCRGAVVGDALASLLEAIGHKVVREYYVNDAGGQVDVLARSAHLRYREALGETIEIPEGLYPGDYLKPVGAKLAADYGDKFVGQPEAEWLALFRKEAVASMLVMIKDDLAQLGIHHDLFSSEAELQAAGKPEAAEAWLREHDLVYDGVLEAPKGETPEDWEPVELPLFRSTKFGDDQDRPIRKSNGQWTYFGADLAYHFQKAQAADQLIDIWGADHAGTVKRIVAAVAALTEGKTRFDVKLVQMVRLLRAGEPVKMSKRSGNFITLADMVGEVGKDVVRFTMLTRKADAQMDFDFAKVVEASKDNPVFYVQYAHARIASLHRRAAEAGIACSTPDLSLLDTRELALVKLAAQFPRTVEGAAAAREPHRIAFYLYDLAAEFHSLWNMGNDDPSRRFLLPDNQPVTCARLSLADAIGQVIRNGLSIMGVEAVQELN is encoded by the coding sequence ATGACGCTCTACACCCGTTTCGCCGCCCATCTGGATGCTGCCCTCGATGCGCTCGTCGTGTCGGGCGACCTGCCGGCGGGGCTGGAGCGACGCGCGGTGACGGTGGAGCCGCCGCGCGATGCGAGCCATGGCGATCTCGCGACCAACGCGGCGATGGTCCTCGCCAAGCCCGCGGGCACCAATCCGCGCGCGCTGGCCGAGAAGATCGCCGCCGAGTTGGAGAAGCTCGACGAGGTCTCGGCCGTTTCGGTCGCCGGGCCGGGCTTCATCAATATGAGCCTCACCGACGCCACCTGGCGTGACGAGCTTCAGGCGATCAACGCCGATGGCGACGCCTATGGCCGTTCGACCACCGGCGCGGGCATCACCGTCAACGTCGAATATGTTTCGGCCAACCCGACCGGTCCCATGCATATGGGCCATTGCCGCGGCGCTGTGGTTGGCGACGCACTCGCCAGCCTGCTCGAGGCGATCGGGCACAAGGTCGTCCGCGAATATTATGTCAACGACGCGGGCGGTCAGGTCGACGTCCTCGCCCGCTCGGCGCACCTGCGCTACCGTGAGGCGCTGGGCGAGACGATCGAGATCCCCGAGGGCCTCTACCCCGGTGATTACCTCAAGCCCGTCGGTGCGAAACTCGCCGCCGACTATGGCGACAAGTTCGTCGGCCAGCCCGAGGCGGAATGGCTCGCGCTGTTCCGCAAGGAAGCGGTCGCGTCGATGCTGGTGATGATCAAGGACGATCTCGCCCAGCTCGGCATCCATCACGACCTGTTCTCGTCCGAGGCCGAGCTTCAGGCCGCGGGCAAGCCCGAGGCGGCGGAGGCATGGCTGCGCGAGCACGACCTGGTCTATGACGGCGTGCTCGAAGCCCCCAAGGGCGAGACTCCCGAGGATTGGGAGCCGGTCGAGCTGCCGCTGTTCCGCTCGACCAAATTCGGCGATGATCAGGATCGCCCGATCAGGAAGTCGAACGGGCAATGGACCTATTTCGGCGCCGACCTCGCCTATCATTTCCAGAAGGCGCAGGCGGCCGACCAGCTGATCGACATCTGGGGCGCCGACCATGCCGGTACGGTCAAGCGGATCGTCGCGGCGGTTGCCGCGCTGACCGAGGGCAAGACGCGTTTCGACGTCAAGCTCGTCCAGATGGTCCGCCTGCTCCGCGCGGGCGAGCCGGTGAAGATGTCCAAGCGCTCGGGCAATTTCATCACGCTCGCCGACATGGTTGGCGAAGTCGGCAAGGACGTGGTCCGCTTCACCATGCTAACCCGCAAGGCCGACGCCCAGATGGACTTCGATTTCGCCAAGGTGGTCGAGGCGTCGAAGGACAATCCGGTCTTCTACGTCCAGTACGCGCATGCGCGAATCGCCTCGCTCCACCGCCGCGCGGCAGAGGCGGGGATCGCCTGCAGCACCCCCGATCTGTCCCTGCTTGATACACGCGAGCTCGCGCTGGTGAAGCTGGCGGCGCAGTTCCCCCGTACGGTCGAGGGTGCGGCGGCGGCGCGCGAACCGCACCGGATCGCCTTCTATCTCTATGATCTGGCAGCCGAATTCCACTCGCTGTGGAACATGGGCAACGACGATCCGTCGCGCCGCTTCCTGTTGCCCGACAATCAACCGGTAACATGCGCACGGCTTTCCCTCGCCGACGCGATCGGGCAGGTTATCCGCAATGGCCTCAGCATCATGGGCGTGGAGGCGGTTCAGGAGCTGAACTGA
- a CDS encoding SPOR domain-containing protein, whose product MNAGEDKPVEDTAVEEVVTDEIETGDRLPWLETADDDYEEKPPILGKLLTAIAGLAVIVAAVGGGWWVLQRTGGGGGGSGALINAAEGDYKVKPDDPGGMKVDGAGDTVFAASEGATTNGSINVGAVPEAPVAGKAAPKAAPAPVSGASRVTASVPTAPAVAKAAAPSQRTPGPSAGSAIIQLGSFPAEAGANAAWARLSKRFNYLAPLGRSVEKAEVNGKTVYRLRVNTGSNSQASQLCGKLKAAGEACFLAPN is encoded by the coding sequence ATGAACGCAGGAGAGGATAAGCCGGTCGAGGACACCGCGGTCGAAGAGGTCGTGACGGACGAGATCGAAACCGGCGACCGGCTGCCCTGGCTCGAAACGGCTGACGACGATTATGAGGAAAAGCCGCCGATCCTGGGCAAGCTGCTGACGGCGATCGCAGGCCTTGCGGTGATCGTCGCTGCGGTCGGCGGCGGCTGGTGGGTGCTTCAGCGCACCGGCGGCGGAGGTGGCGGCAGCGGCGCGCTGATCAACGCGGCCGAGGGCGACTACAAGGTCAAGCCCGACGATCCCGGCGGGATGAAGGTCGACGGCGCGGGCGATACCGTCTTCGCGGCGAGCGAGGGCGCGACCACCAACGGATCGATCAATGTCGGCGCGGTGCCCGAGGCGCCGGTCGCCGGTAAGGCGGCGCCCAAGGCAGCGCCGGCGCCGGTATCGGGGGCCAGCCGCGTCACTGCGAGCGTGCCGACGGCACCGGCTGTAGCGAAGGCGGCGGCACCGTCCCAGCGCACGCCCGGGCCGTCAGCAGGCAGCGCGATCATCCAGCTCGGCTCCTTTCCGGCCGAGGCGGGAGCGAATGCAGCCTGGGCGCGGCTGTCGAAGCGGTTCAACTATCTCGCGCCGCTCGGCAGATCGGTCGAGAAGGCGGAGGTGAACGGCAAGACCGTCTATCGCCTGCGCGTCAATACCGGCAGCAACAGTCAGGCGAGCCAATTGTGCGGCAAGCTCAAGGCCGCGGGCGAGGCGTGTTTCCTGGCGCCGAACTGA
- the nagZ gene encoding beta-N-acetylhexosaminidase, with protein sequence MKPVIFGLSGTEITAEERAFFRDADPLGYILFKRNCETRAQMLALTDSLRDLSGRADVPILIDQEGGRVARMQPPEWPAFPAGPVFDRLYDLAPSSAIEAARANGQALALMLAEVGVNVNCAPLLDVRQPETTPAVGERTFGSDPMQVAALGRAMLDGMARGGVVGVVKHMPGHGRGVVDSHYELPVVKASDAELERDIEPFRTLANAPMGMTCHVVFEAWDAERPATLSPTVIADVIRGRIGFDGLLMTDDIDMKALSGTAGEKAAAAIAAGCDVALDCWARMDEMVEISGRLGDASAATLARLERAMASIRPEEAPMDALIAKRDELLALA encoded by the coding sequence ATGAAGCCTGTCATCTTCGGCCTTTCCGGCACCGAGATCACCGCTGAAGAGCGCGCCTTTTTCCGCGACGCGGATCCGCTCGGCTACATATTGTTCAAGCGCAACTGCGAAACGCGCGCCCAGATGCTAGCGCTGACCGACAGCCTGCGCGATCTGTCGGGCCGCGCCGACGTGCCGATCCTGATCGATCAGGAGGGCGGGCGCGTCGCGCGGATGCAGCCGCCCGAATGGCCTGCCTTTCCTGCGGGTCCGGTATTCGACCGGCTCTACGACCTCGCCCCTTCTTCAGCGATCGAGGCGGCACGGGCCAACGGCCAGGCGCTGGCGCTGATGCTGGCGGAGGTCGGCGTCAATGTGAACTGCGCGCCGTTGCTCGACGTGCGCCAGCCCGAGACGACGCCCGCGGTGGGCGAGCGCACCTTCGGCTCTGATCCGATGCAGGTCGCAGCGCTTGGCCGCGCGATGCTTGACGGCATGGCGCGGGGCGGTGTGGTCGGTGTGGTCAAGCATATGCCCGGTCATGGCCGCGGTGTGGTCGACAGCCATTACGAGCTGCCGGTGGTCAAGGCGTCGGACGCTGAACTGGAGCGCGACATCGAACCCTTCCGCACGCTCGCCAACGCGCCGATGGGGATGACCTGCCATGTCGTGTTCGAGGCGTGGGACGCGGAACGGCCTGCGACGCTCTCGCCGACGGTGATCGCGGACGTGATCCGCGGCCGGATCGGTTTCGACGGCCTGCTGATGACCGACGATATCGACATGAAGGCGCTGTCGGGCACGGCGGGCGAGAAGGCGGCGGCGGCGATCGCGGCGGGTTGCGACGTCGCGCTCGATTGCTGGGCGCGGATGGATGAGATGGTCGAGATATCGGGACGGCTGGGCGATGCCTCCGCCGCGACGCTCGCGCGGCTCGAGCGCGCGATGGCGAGCATCCGGCCGGAAGAGGCGCCGATGGACGCGCTGATCGCCAAGCGGGACGAACTGCTTGCGCTCGCCTGA
- a CDS encoding segregation and condensation protein A, with amino-acid sequence MTEASEALTIDIDGWEGPLDLLLALARNQKVDLRQLSILQLVDQYLTYVNEARELKLEVAADYLVMAAWLAYLKSALLLPRDPEIEPSPEDLALRLQLRLERLNAMREAGARLVARDRMGRDVFPRGAPEGLKVVRKSRWQAEIYDLISAYGQISARTRPVFHVVAVRQVMTLEDAIARVSSLVGERIDWSTIESFLPAEAEGLYRKSALASSFVAALELAKQGRVELRQKSAFAPLYLKAAQA; translated from the coding sequence ATGACTGAAGCGAGCGAGGCCCTCACGATCGACATCGACGGCTGGGAAGGGCCGCTCGACCTGTTGCTGGCGCTGGCGCGCAACCAGAAGGTCGATTTGCGCCAGCTGTCGATCCTCCAGCTGGTCGACCAGTATCTCACCTATGTGAACGAGGCGCGCGAGCTGAAGCTCGAGGTGGCGGCCGACTATCTCGTGATGGCGGCGTGGCTCGCCTATCTCAAATCCGCGCTGCTGCTGCCGCGCGACCCGGAAATCGAGCCGAGCCCCGAGGATCTTGCACTGCGCTTGCAGCTGCGCCTCGAACGGCTGAACGCGATGCGCGAGGCGGGGGCGCGGCTGGTGGCGCGCGACCGGATGGGCCGCGACGTCTTCCCGCGCGGCGCGCCCGAGGGGCTGAAGGTCGTGCGCAAGTCGCGCTGGCAGGCGGAGATCTACGACCTGATTTCCGCCTATGGCCAGATCAGTGCGCGCACCCGTCCCGTGTTCCATGTCGTCGCGGTGCGGCAGGTGATGACGCTGGAGGACGCGATCGCGCGGGTGTCGAGCCTTGTCGGCGAGCGCATCGACTGGAGCACGATCGAAAGCTTCCTGCCTGCCGAGGCTGAGGGGCTGTACCGCAAGTCGGCGCTCGCATCGTCCTTCGTCGCCGCGCTCGAACTGGCGAAGCAGGGGCGGGTGGAGCTCAGGCAAAAATCGGCCTTTGCGCCGCTCTATCTCAAGGCGGCGCAAGCATGA
- the scpB gene encoding SMC-Scp complex subunit ScpB: MTRPDETMRAVEAVLFAAEEPLTVADIRAYVGEEVDLAAALAALADHYAGRGIELVERGGRWHFQTAADLANFLRRDREDSRKLSRAGIETLAIIAYHEPVTRAEIEAIRGVQISKGTLDVLMEAGWIRPAGRREVPGRPLTFATTPEFLTHFGLSSRRDLPGIDDLRAAGLLDPVDLAFEAAHSGAETMVTADEED; the protein is encoded by the coding sequence ATGACCCGGCCCGACGAAACGATGCGCGCGGTCGAGGCGGTGCTGTTCGCCGCGGAGGAACCGCTGACGGTGGCGGATATCCGCGCCTACGTCGGTGAGGAGGTCGATCTGGCGGCGGCGCTGGCGGCGCTGGCCGACCACTATGCCGGGCGCGGGATCGAACTGGTCGAGCGCGGCGGGCGTTGGCATTTCCAGACCGCCGCCGATCTCGCCAATTTCCTGCGCCGCGACCGGGAGGACAGCCGCAAGCTCAGCCGCGCGGGGATCGAGACGCTGGCGATCATCGCCTATCACGAGCCAGTGACGCGCGCCGAGATCGAGGCAATCCGCGGCGTACAGATTTCCAAGGGCACGCTCGACGTGCTGATGGAGGCGGGGTGGATTCGCCCGGCGGGCCGCCGCGAGGTGCCTGGGCGGCCGCTGACGTTCGCGACAACCCCCGAATTTCTCACGCATTTCGGCCTTTCCAGCCGCCGCGACCTGCCCGGAATCGACGATCTGCGCGCGGCGGGGCTGCTCGATCCGGTCGATCTGGCGTTCGAGGCCGCGCATTCCGGTGCGGAAACCATGGTAACCGCTGACGAAGAAGACTAG
- a CDS encoding twin-arginine translocase TatA/TatE family subunit yields the protein MGGMSLMHWLIVGVLVILLFGGSRFSNMMGDVAKGIKQFKKGMAEEEETPAKPAEIEAKRVAEPQPQAQNTGAETRSTPEER from the coding sequence ATGGGTGGTATGAGTCTGATGCACTGGCTGATCGTCGGTGTTCTCGTGATCCTTCTGTTCGGGGGCAGCCGCTTCTCGAACATGATGGGTGACGTGGCCAAGGGCATCAAGCAGTTCAAGAAGGGCATGGCGGAAGAGGAAGAGACGCCGGCCAAGCCCGCCGAGATCGAGGCGAAGCGCGTCGCTGAGCCGCAGCCGCAGGCCCAGAATACCGGCGCCGAAACGCGTTCGACGCCGGAAGAGCGTTGA
- the tatB gene encoding Sec-independent protein translocase protein TatB, with product MLDFNAPEFLVVAIVALLVIGPKDLPKAMRFVGHWVGKARGVARQFRSGFDNMVREAELAEMEKKWAEENARIMRDYPPEKALPAPVYDPNPEGTVPAAVEPEDAPPATVEPPALKSEAADAAIDEVPAKPARKQRAPRKKAAS from the coding sequence ATGCTCGATTTCAACGCCCCCGAGTTCCTGGTGGTGGCGATCGTCGCCCTGCTGGTGATCGGGCCGAAGGATCTTCCCAAGGCGATGCGCTTTGTTGGCCACTGGGTCGGCAAGGCGCGTGGGGTCGCACGCCAGTTCCGCAGCGGCTTCGACAATATGGTCCGTGAGGCCGAACTGGCTGAGATGGAAAAGAAATGGGCGGAAGAGAATGCGCGGATCATGCGCGACTATCCGCCCGAAAAGGCGCTGCCCGCACCGGTCTATGACCCCAATCCGGAAGGCACTGTGCCCGCGGCGGTCGAGCCCGAGGATGCCCCGCCAGCGACCGTCGAGCCGCCCGCGCTGAAGTCGGAAGCGGCCGACGCCGCGATCGATGAGGTGCCGGCCAAGCCCGCTCGCAAGCAGCGTGCGCCGCGCAAGAAGGCCGCATCGTGA